One genomic segment of Callospermophilus lateralis isolate mCalLat2 unplaced genomic scaffold, mCalLat2.hap1 Scaffold_9017, whole genome shotgun sequence includes these proteins:
- the LOC143641207 gene encoding kelch-like protein 17: MQPRGEHPAGRTQSPENGSPGPGPEAPPPQPPAPEAEQAWPRQAPMECAMQLLSREGHSVAHNSKRHYHDAFVAMSPMRQRGLLCDIILHVAAKEIHAHKVLLASCSPYFHAMFTNEMSESRQTHVTLHDIDPQALDQLVQFAYTAEIVVGEGNVQTLLSAASLLQLNGVRDACCKFLLSQLDPSNCLGIRGFADTHSCSDLLNAAHRYVLQHFVDVAKTEEFMLLPLKQVLELVSSDSLNVPSEEDVYRAVLSWVKHDVDTRRQHVPRLMKCVRLPLMSRDFLLGHMDAENLVRHHPDCKDLLIEALKFHLLPEQRGVLGTSRTRPQRCEDAGPVLFAVGGGSLFAIHGNCEAYDTRTDRWHVVASMSTRRAQVGVAAVGIRLYAVGGYDRTSDLATVESYDPVTNTWQPEVSMGTQRSCLGIAALHGLLYADGGYDGASCLS, encoded by the exons ATGCAGCCGCGCGGTGAGCACCCAGCCGGCAGGACGCAGAGCCCGGAGAACGGCAGCCCGGGGCCAGGGCCGGAGGCGCCGCCGCCGCAGCCGCCGGC CCCAGAGGCAGAGCAAGCGTGGCCCAGGCAGGCCCCCATGGAATGTGCCATGCAGCTACTGAGCCGCGAGGGCCACAGTGTGGCCCACAACTCCAAGCGGCACTACCATGATGCCTTCGTAGCCATGAGCCCAATGCGGCAGCGTGGCCTCCTATGTGACATCATCCTGCATGTGGCCGCCAAGGAGATCCATGCACACAAGGTGCTGCTGGCCTCCTGTAGCCCCTACTTCCATGCCATGTTCACAA ATGAGATGAGTGAGAGCCGCCAGACTCATGTGACACTGCATGACATTGACCCTCAGGCCTTGGACCAACTGGTGCAGTTTGCATATACGGCTGAGATTGTAGTAGGCGAGGGCAACGTACAG ACGTTGCTCTCAGCTGCCAGCCTGCTGCAGCTGAACGGCGTCCGGGATGCCTGCTGCAAGTTCCTGCTGAGTCAGCTGGACCCCTCCAACTGCCTGGGCATCCGGGGCTTTGCTGATACACACTCCTGCAGTGACCTGCTCAATGCAGCACACAGGTATGTGCTGCAGCACTTTGTGGACGTGGCCAAGACCGAGGAGTTCATGCTGTTGCCGCTGAAGCAG GTGCTGGAATTGGTCTCTAGTGACAGCCTAAATGTACCTTCAGAAGAAGATGTCTACCGTGCTGTCCTGAGCTGGGTCAAACATGACGTGGACACTCGGAGGCAGCACGTTCCAAGA CTGATGAAGTGTGTGCGACTGCCCTTGATGAGCCGCGACTTCCTGCTGGGCCACATGGATGCTGAGAACCTGGTGAGGCATCACCCTGACTGCAAGGATCTGCTCATTGAGGCCCTCAAGTTCCACCTGCTGCCTGAGCAGAGAGGTGTACTGGGTACCAGCCGCACACGGCCCCAGCGCTGTGAGGATGCCGGCCCTGTGCTCTTTGCCGTGG GTGGCGGGAGTCTTTTTGCCATCCATGGCAACTGTGAAGCATATGACACTCGAACTGACCGCTGGCACGTAGTAGCCTCCATGTCCACACGCCGGGCCCAAGTGGGAGTGGCTGCTGTAGGAATCCGGCTGTATGCTGTGGGCGG CTATGATAGGACCTCAGACCTGGCTACTGTGGAATCGTATGACCCTGTGACCAACACATGGCAACCTGAGGTGTCCATGGGCACGCAGCGCAGCTGCCTGGGCATAGCTGCCCTGCACGGGCTCCTGTACGCAGATGGCGGCTATGATGGGGCTTCCTGTCTCAGCAG